In Deltaproteobacteria bacterium, the following proteins share a genomic window:
- a CDS encoding AtpZ/AtpI family protein translates to MGLAVAVGVGIGYYLDKWLGTGPWFLIIFLFFGIVAGFRSLYRALKRLEREDKGD, encoded by the coding sequence ATGGGGTTGGCGGTGGCCGTAGGGGTCGGTATTGGCTATTACCTCGACAAATGGTTGGGGACAGGACCGTGGTTCCTCATCATCTTTCTCTTTTTTGGGATCGTCGCAGGCTTCCGGAGTCTGTATCGGGCGCTGAAGCGTCTGGAAAGGGAGGACAAAGGGGATTAA
- the atpB gene encoding F0F1 ATP synthase subunit A, with product MGHEHFSVCNMIPFLNQLPPHVANAIVVIVFLLVIAHLGTRGLRKEPKKYFVPEKKLTFRTAVEMIVEGILKIVKDNMGPRGPEFMMIIGTLALFIFVSNVLGLVPGFHSPTETLNTTGACAITVFSLTHYYGFREHGIKYIKHFTGPVIWLAPLMVPIELIGHLVRPVSLSVRLFGNIFGDHYICAIVFGLVPFLVPLPMMLLGIFVALVQTLVFILLSMAYFSGAIEELEHEG from the coding sequence ATGGGACATGAGCACTTCAGCGTTTGCAATATGATCCCCTTTTTGAACCAGCTTCCTCCCCATGTCGCCAATGCGATTGTGGTGATCGTCTTCCTTTTGGTCATCGCCCACCTGGGGACCAGGGGGTTGCGCAAGGAGCCCAAAAAATACTTTGTCCCCGAGAAAAAGCTGACTTTCCGCACTGCGGTGGAGATGATCGTAGAGGGGATCCTCAAGATCGTTAAGGACAATATGGGTCCCCGGGGGCCAGAGTTCATGATGATCATCGGGACCTTGGCCCTCTTCATCTTTGTGTCAAACGTCCTGGGCCTGGTACCGGGTTTTCACTCCCCCACCGAGACCTTAAACACCACAGGGGCTTGTGCCATCACCGTTTTTTCCCTCACCCACTATTACGGCTTTAGGGAACATGGTATAAAGTACATCAAACATTTTACCGGGCCGGTCATCTGGCTGGCCCCCCTGATGGTCCCCATCGAACTTATCGGACACCTTGTCCGCCCTGTATCCCTCTCCGTGCGTCTGTTTGGGAATATATTCGGGGATCATTATATTTGCGCCATCGTCTTTGGGCTGGTCCCCTTCCTGGTCCCCTTGCCCATGATGCTATTGGGGATATTCGTGGCCCTCGTTCAAACCCTGGTCTTCATCCTCCTCTCCATGGCCTACTTTTCCGGGGCCATAGAGGAGCTTGAGCATGAAGGATAA
- the rplU gene encoding 50S ribosomal protein L21, with protein MYAVVETGGKQYKVTKGDRIRVERIEGEVGKRVELDKVLLIKGEDGIKLGTPTLAGAKVVGKIKLQGRGKKIVIFKYKRRKNYRRKQGHRQHYTWIEVEEIIS; from the coding sequence ATGTACGCTGTAGTGGAAACAGGGGGAAAGCAATACAAGGTAACCAAAGGGGACCGCATCAGGGTGGAGCGGATAGAGGGGGAGGTGGGGAAAAGGGTCGAATTAGACAAGGTCCTCTTGATCAAGGGAGAGGATGGGATAAAATTGGGAACCCCCACCTTGGCAGGGGCGAAGGTAGTGGGAAAGATAAAATTACAGGGTAGGGGGAAAAAGATCGTCATTTTCAAATATAAAAGGAGAAAAAACTATCGTCGGAAACAAGGACATCGACAACACTATACCTGGATAGAAGTCGAGGAAATTATCAGCTAA
- the rpmA gene encoding 50S ribosomal protein L27 produces the protein MAHKKAGGSSRNGRDTVGRRLGVKRFGGQTVTAGSILVRQRGTKIFPGANVGLGRDYTLFAKIDGIVNFESKGKDRKKVSVYPIETAASAAS, from the coding sequence GTGGCCCATAAAAAGGCAGGAGGAAGCTCCAGAAACGGCAGGGATACTGTAGGCCGAAGGTTAGGGGTAAAGAGGTTTGGCGGCCAGACGGTCACGGCGGGGAGCATCTTGGTGAGACAAAGGGGGACCAAGATCTTCCCTGGCGCGAACGTGGGGCTCGGCCGCGACTATACCCTCTTTGCCAAGATCGACGGTATCGTGAATTTTGAATCCAAGGGCAAAGATAGGAAGAAGGTAAGCGTATACCCCATAGAGACAGCGGCATCAGCCGCTTCCTAA
- a CDS encoding ATP synthase F0 subunit C codes for MAIAIGAGFGIAIAAFGGALGQSRGIASALDGIARNPAASGKIVTPMIIGLAMIESLVIYSLLVSLLLVFKL; via the coding sequence ATGGCCATCGCCATTGGGGCAGGCTTTGGTATCGCCATCGCTGCCTTTGGTGGGGCCCTGGGGCAAAGCCGGGGTATCGCCTCGGCCCTGGATGGGATCGCCAGAAATCCAGCGGCCTCGGGGAAGATAGTCACCCCAATGATCATCGGTCTGGCCATGATCGAGTCGCTGGTCATCTACTCCCTACTGGTATCCCTCTTGTTGGTGTTCAAGCTCTAA
- a CDS encoding ATP synthase subunit I yields MAKEMRLASLERTQWVILSLLTLGSLAFWDWRITLGVIMGGVIVILNFKALRRIVEGGFSEGGISKSFFLKYAIKFLLLLAAVAGGAFLLRGVINLVAFLVGLLTIFLAILAEGIRGYRYSNEDREKADGT; encoded by the coding sequence ATGGCTAAAGAGATGAGGTTGGCCTCTCTGGAGAGGACCCAATGGGTCATACTCTCCCTTCTTACCCTCGGGAGTCTGGCCTTCTGGGATTGGAGGATTACCCTAGGTGTGATCATGGGGGGTGTCATCGTCATCTTGAACTTCAAGGCCTTGAGGAGGATCGTCGAAGGGGGGTTCTCTGAAGGAGGGATATCCAAGTCCTTCTTCCTTAAATACGCCATAAAATTCCTCTTGCTGCTTGCCGCAGTAGCGGGGGGCGCCTTCCTGCTGCGGGGTGTGATAAACCTGGTGGCCTTCCTGGTGGGGCTGCTCACCATCTTTCTAGCCATCCTGGCCGAGGGGATAAGGGGATATCGATATAGCAACGAAGATAGGGAGAAGGCCGATGGGACATGA
- the obgE gene encoding GTPase ObgE — protein MQLIDDVKIWVKGGDGGRGCVSFRKEKFTPRGGPDGGDGGRGGDVILVAKEALSTLLDLRYQQSYRAENGAHGRGKNQHGKSGKDLIIPIPVGTVVKEVETGKILKDLAAEGEEYLAAEGGRGGRGNARFATSTRQAPRFAEAGEKGQQRWLKLELKLLADVGLVGRPNVGKSTLLRKISAARPKVADYPFTTLTPHLGVVSYEEFKSFVMADIPGLIAGAHQGAGLGSRFLRHIERTILLVHLLDISIDPQEDPWRQFEEINEELGTFHPSLLERPQLAVLNKIDLSEVRRRIPQIRRSFKGNGVELFPISALTGEGVNELVREIGYRWEGLRGEAHG, from the coding sequence ATGCAACTCATCGATGATGTCAAGATCTGGGTCAAAGGGGGTGATGGGGGGAGGGGATGTGTGAGTTTTCGAAAGGAGAAGTTCACCCCCCGAGGGGGACCGGACGGTGGTGACGGCGGCAGGGGGGGGGATGTAATTTTGGTGGCCAAGGAAGCACTGTCCACCCTCTTGGACCTGAGGTATCAGCAGAGCTATAGGGCCGAAAATGGAGCCCATGGACGAGGGAAAAACCAGCACGGCAAAAGCGGTAAGGATCTGATCATCCCCATCCCAGTTGGCACGGTGGTAAAGGAGGTGGAAACAGGTAAGATCCTGAAGGACCTCGCGGCAGAGGGGGAAGAGTATCTGGCGGCAGAGGGAGGAAGGGGAGGAAGGGGAAATGCCAGGTTTGCTACCTCAACCCGTCAGGCCCCTCGATTCGCTGAAGCTGGGGAAAAGGGGCAGCAGAGGTGGCTCAAACTGGAGCTCAAGCTCCTCGCCGATGTGGGATTAGTAGGTCGTCCCAATGTGGGCAAATCCACTCTCCTGAGGAAGATATCCGCCGCCCGCCCCAAAGTAGCAGATTACCCTTTTACCACCCTTACCCCCCATCTGGGGGTGGTCTCCTATGAGGAATTCAAAAGTTTCGTAATGGCCGATATCCCCGGACTCATCGCTGGGGCCCATCAGGGAGCGGGATTGGGAAGTAGGTTTCTGCGTCATATCGAAAGGACAATTCTCCTCGTCCACCTCTTGGACATCTCCATTGATCCCCAAGAGGACCCGTGGCGTCAGTTTGAGGAGATCAACGAAGAACTGGGCACATTCCATCCCTCCCTTTTAGAGAGGCCCCAACTGGCCGTATTAAATAAGATAGATCTGTCTGAGGTGAGGAGGAGGATACCCCAGATCAGGAGGTCCTTCAAAGGCAACGGGGTGGAGCTCTTTCCCATCTCCGCCCTTACTGGAGAAGGGGTGAACGAGTTGGTGCGGGAAATAGGCTATCGATGGGAAGGATTAAGGGGAGAGGCCCATGGATGA